One window of the Eucalyptus grandis isolate ANBG69807.140 chromosome 8, ASM1654582v1, whole genome shotgun sequence genome contains the following:
- the LOC104456394 gene encoding transmembrane 9 superfamily member 2 codes for MGKPMAVLAVAVLMASLCSPARSDGSDHRYKDGDPVPLYANKVGPFHNPSETYRYFDLPFCIPAHLKEKKEALGEVLNGDRLVSAPYKLDFMKDKESEVICKKKLSKEEVAQFRSAVIKDYYFQMYYDDLPIWGFIGKVDKEGKDPSEYKYFLYKHIHFDIFYNKDRVIEINVRTDPNALVDLTEDKQTQVEFMYTVKWKETNTPFDKRMDKYSQSSSLPHHLEIHWFSIINSCVTVLLLTGFLATILMRVLKNDFVKYAHDEESVEDAEETGWKYIHGDVFRYPRFQSLFAAALGSGTQLFTLTVFIFILALVGVFYPYNRGALFTALVVIYALTSGIAGYTSTSFYCQLEGTNWVRNLLLTGCLFCGPLFLTFCFLNTVAIVYTATAALPFGTIVVIVLIWTLVTSPLLVLGGIAGKNSKAEFQAPCRTTKYPREIPPLPWYRGTIPQMAMAGFLPFSAIYIELYYIFASVWGHRIYTIYSILFIVFIILLIVTAFITVALTYFQLAAEDHEWWWRSFLCGGSTGLFIYAYCLYYYYARSDMSGFMQTSFFFGYMACICYGFFLMLGMVGFRAALLFVRHIYRSIKCE; via the exons TGAAACTTACCGCTATTTCGATCTTCCATTCTGCATTCCAG CtcatttgaaagagaaaaaggaggccCTTGGTGAAGTACTAAATGGGGATCGCCTTGTCAGTGCACCCTACAAGCTAGACTTCATGAAGGATAAGGAGTCTGAGGTCATTTGCAAGAAAAAACTCTCGAAAGAAGAAGTGGCCCAATTCAGATCTGCGGTCATTAAGGACTATTACTTTCAGATGTATTATGATGACTTGCCTATCTGGGGTTTCATAGGGAAAGTTGACAAGGAAGGCAAAGATCCCAGCGAGTACAAGTACTTCTTGTACAAGCATATTCATTTTGACATCTTTTACAACAAGGACCGTGTTATCGAGATCAATGTCCGTACAGACCCTAATGCCCTTGTAGATCTTACAGAGGATAAACAAACTCAGGTTGAATTCATGTATACGGTCAAGTGGAAAGAGACCAATACTCCTTTTGACAAGAGGATGGATAAGTACTCGCAGTCATCTTCTTTACCTCATCATCTAGAGATACACTGGTTTTCGATTATAAATTCATGCGTGACTGTGCTTCTGTTGACTGGATTTCTTGCCACAATACTCATGCGAGTTCTCAAGAATGATTTCGTCAA ATATGCCCACGATGAAGAATCAGTTGAAGATGCTGAGGAGACTGGATGGAAATACATTCATGGAGATGTATTCAGGTACCCGAGGTTCCAGTCTCTGTTTGCAGCTGCACTTGGTTCTGGTACCCAGCTGTTTACTCT CACGGTGTTCATCTTTATACTGGCATTAGTCGGTGTATTTTATCCTTACAACCGAGGGGCTCTGTTTACTGCACTGGTTGTCATTTATGCACTGACGTCTGGAATTGCTGGCTACACTTCTACCTCATTTTATTGTCAGCTGGAAGGAACTAACTGG GTCAGGAACCTATTGTTGACTGGATGCCTTTTCTGCGGGCCTCTTTTCCTCACATTCTGCTTCTTAAACACTGTTGCAATTGTTTACACAGCAACAGCTGCTCTTCCATTTGGCACCATTGTGGTGATAGTCCTCATATGGACACTTGTGACGTCGCCTTTGCTGGTATTAGGTGGGATCGCTGGGAAGAACAGCAAAGCTGAGTTCCAGGCTCCTTGTCGCACCACCAAATATCCCAGAGAGATTCCACCATTGCCATGGTATAGGGGGACGATTCCTCAGATGGCAATGGCAGGATTCTTACCATTCAGTGCCATATACATTGAACTTTATTATATCTTTGCCAGTGTTTGGGGTCATAGGATCTACACTATATACAGCATCTTGTTCATCGTCTTTATTATTCTCCTGATAGTCACTGCTTTCATCACTGTGGCATTGACGTACTTCCAACTTGCTGCTGAAGACCATGAATGGTGGTGGAG ATCTTTTCTCTGCGGTGGATCGACCGGCTTATTTATCTATGCCTATTGCCTCTACTACTATTATGCCAGATCCGACATGTCTGGCTTCATGCAAACTTCGTTCTTCTTCGGCTACATGGCGTGCATCTGCTATGGATTCTTCCTCATGCTGGGAATGGTAGGTTTCCGTGCGGCTTTGCTTTTCGTGCGCCACATATACCGCTCCATCAAGTGCGAGTAG